The genomic interval TCAGGGGCTAAATCTAATAAATCTTTATTTTCATACGTAACCGAACCTTTTGTAATGGTATAACCGTCTTTACCTGAAAGAATGTGCGACAAGGTACTTTTACCTGCGCCATTAGGCCCCATAATGGCATGAACCTCGCCTGCTTTGACCTCTAAATTAAGACCTTTGAGAATTTCTTTATCGCCAACATTGACGGTTAAATTTTTAATACTGAGCATGAAGTTTCCAATTTTTTGTAACCAGTGTTTAGGTTTTAATACCTTATAAACCCTAGTTTTCATAGGCTTAATAGCCATACGATGTGAGAGTAAACCCCTAATTATTACACAGTTCGTAAAAAAAAACTCCTTTACTTTATTTGGTTTAGAGCGGGGTTTAATTTAATGAATTAAAATTAGGGTTTAATTTTTTTAAAGGGCAATTACCCGATAAAAATTCAAACAAAAATTATCCGATGTTTTTTACTCATACTCACTTTACAGCGTTAATCCACATCAATCTGCTCTTGGTACTTTTTTTCACTAGAATTTAAAATAAGAGAACTGTATTGATATTGTAATTTTGAACCTATTTGTTGCTTGATGGCCGCTAAAAAATCATCTTTTCCCCTGATGGGTTTAGAGCTAATGCTTTTGAAAAATTGGAACAACGTGGTGAGAATTGACACCCCAATGGTGTCATTCTCATGATTGTTAAGTGGAACCGAAAGAAAGGAAGTCGAGTGATAATTATTTAATGAATCAAATTTTTTCGGGCCTGAAAAATCAAATAAATCACTTTTAGCGTAAACATCGGCAACATTTACCGTCGTTTTTTTATGATAAGAATAACTTACAATGTTAGCTAGGTTAGGCGAACCGTCTTTATTATACAAAGGGATAGGAGGAATATTAATTACATTTCCATGCTTTCCGCCTAACCTAATATTCAGTGAATCCGAATGAACTATTTCCACTTTAATACTATTTTCTTGTATCCTGTATAGCGTTGCACCATCTGTATTAGCAATAGATCTCGCACCTTCTAAAATCAATTCTAGTAATTGATCCGTTGTCATCTTTGACGAAAGTGCAATACCAATTTCTATAAGCTTTTCAAGTTGTTTGATGATACGATAATCAGACATTGAAACAAGGGGGTTTTTGTGATGAAGAAGGCAAATTGTAACGATTCACTTCACGATATAAAAGAAAAATTTATACTACCTTGCTTAAATAATATTTTTTAAAAAATAGTGTCAATTTATGGCGACACCTTATGACCCCTTAATTATTTATTACAACGTAAAAAATAGGACTATAAACAGGATTCCTTGTGAAAGATGACCCAGAAACACGCATAAATTTAATGTCTATGCTAGAAGACCTTGAAAAAAATCTAGATGATGTCTTTGAAGAAGAAAAGCTTTTTGAAAATCGAGTGGCTAAAAAGCATCTTGAAATCGAGAAAGCGTTACTGAGCGATGTCCGTTTTAACCTTAAAACTAAAAAAGACAACTCTTAAAGTGATGTCTTTATCTATCGTCAATTAAACGCAACAATGGATATAAAAAATTTAGAAGATTTAGTTTTAACCGATTTAGATATATTTGTTTTTTCGATCAATTTACTCATTTTTTTGGGTTCACGTCGTATTATCCTTCTTTTTGATTCAAATAATGATGAAGGGACTTCAAGTACAAAGCTTTGGGCCTTAAGGGTTATTAACCTCATTTTATTCGGCTTATATTTTATTGCTTTTTTTGATGCCGAATACACCCGACAAATATCACTCACAGGATTAACTTTTTTAATTGGTTTTATTTTAACGCAACTATTACTCTTGTTTATAGTGCATAAATTTGGACGAATTAAAGAAATTGATGATAAAAAATATCATGCTGAAACCTATCAGTCAGAAATATTTAGTTTGTTAGTTGTTTTTCTTGCCCTCTTTATTTCGATATTAATTAATATTCATATCTGGAATATGACCAGTTGGTTACAAGCAACGAGTGTTTTAGGGGGCATTATTATTTTTGATTTACTCAACAAAAGAAGTCTGGGCCGCCGATAATATTAGTGGGCTAATGTTGCTTTATAATGGCGATGTTGAACCAGGCAGTGTGGTTAGAATTACTGAGCTTGATTTATTAGCCATTGTTATTCAAACAACGTTAAGCCAGACATCCTTTCGTGATTTAGCAACCCGCCATAAGGTGTTATTACCCAATTCAAGATTACGCAACTCTAAAATAGAAGTCCTCACGCAATGTTCAAATGCTGGATTACGACAATATGTTGATTTTAAAATTGCTTATGGTTTTGAAAGTACGCGCATTGAACAGTTTTTAATTCAAGTTTGGCATAATGCCTGTGAAGTAGAAACCGCCATTAATAGTGATCGACCTGCAAGTATTAAATTAATGGAAACAGGGGATTATGCGGTTAGGTGGCGTTTAGTGTATATCTTAAAAAACGTTCATAAACTAATTGATGCCCAGTGTATGATTAACCGTGCTGCGTATGATTTGTCGTTAATTGAAAAGATTGGTTTAGACACCCCTTTACAACATAAAGTGAATTTAAACAAAAAGAAGTGAAGGCTTTTACTCGGATCTTTATTAAGAACAGACTAAAAGCCTCCCTGCCTTTGTGTTTAGTTTTACGTTGATAACGTGTTTTATCTTTAAAAACCTGCGCTTTATTAAAATGATGGGCATATTTTGCAACGGGATTTTTTACGACGGGTAAGCTCAAATCCTGTTTCTTTTTACGATTTTTTTTCATCCTCTTCTCCTAATTAAATTACCTTTCCATTGTAAAGCGTTATGACCTTAAAAGTACATTTTTTACCTGTTGTCGTTGCCGTTATTAAAGATAAACAAGGGCGTGTTTTAATTGCCAAACGTGCCGATGAGGCTCATCAAGGCGGATTATGGGAGTTTCCAGGGGGTAAGATTGAAGCGGGTGAAACGGTTGTAACCGCGCTTAAACGTGAATTATCCGAAGAACTAGGGATTAATTTAAAGACCGCTAACCCTTTAATTAAAATTAAACATCACTATGCTGATTTATCCGTTATTCTTGATGTTTGGGAAATTAATGATTTTTCAGGAACTGCGTATGGTAAAGAAGGTCAGCAGGTAAAATGGGTTTCTTTGGATACTTTATCTCAATATGATTTTCCGGCGGCGAATAAGGCCATTATAACGGCGGCAAAATTACCCCATTGTTATGCTATTTTAGATGACAGTGATCGAATGCCTTTATTACCTAAATTGGATAAAATACTGTCTAATGGGGTTAAGTTGATTCAAATGCGTTTGAAAATCTCGACTGAAAAAGAAATTGAGCAGTTTTTGAATAAAGCGAGGCCTTTATGTCAGCAATATCAAGCAGAGATACTGATTAATTCTGCGGTGGTTAATGAGAAGGCTATTGAACGTCAGGGTTTACATTTAACCAGTACAGATTTAATGGCATTAAAAAGTCGTCCTAATAATTCAGGTTGGCTTGCAGCTTCGTGTCATAACCGTTTACAGTTACAGCAGGCTGAGAAGATTGGCGTTGATTTTGTGGTTCTCGCGCCTATTTTACCGACACCCACGCATCCTGATACGCAAGCTTTAGGGTGGGATGTGGCTTTAAAGCTTGTTGAAGATGTTTCTATTCCTGTATTTGCTTTAGGTGGGGTGAGTTTTGATGATCTACACGTGGCTCAAGAAAAAGGAATGCACGGAATAGCGGGTATTAGAGCTTTTTTATAAGATTTTAAGGTATCAAGATAATGATGAGTAATGTAACCGAACCTGAATGTCAAGACCCGCTTCTTGTCGGTATATAATCATACGGTTCCTGACATACCACTCAATTCAATAAGACTACTATGAAACTCAGTAACCCTTTCAAAAATAGACTTTCCAGTATCGTTTATTTTTGCTGAAGGGCTAGTTATATCTAACCGAACTAATCGTGATTTAATTGCCATTCGCCCATAAAAAAAACGCCAACGTTGAGAATTTATTTGGGAGGCAAACCAAACTAAATCATTAAAACTCATTTTATACTTTGGAATCAGCACCCTTACAGCACTTCCACCGTTCCCACGAGCCATAAATGGCCATGGCTGTACATATGCTTGCCCAAAAGCTGTAACTGTTATAGCCCCTGATGGGAATATCTCATTCTCTTCAGCCTCTACCAGCCTAATTATACTATTTGTTAAATCCCCGCTTGAAATATATGGAGTAATCCCTTCAATATAATTCTTCTCTCCACTAGACTTACCATTTAGAACATCGAAAAATTTAGAAACCGCTAAAGTTTTACCTAAAGGATAATCCGTTAAATCGCCCCACCCCCCCCCCCCGAAATCACCAAGCACAACATCAACTAGATCAGGTATAGCAGTAACTGCACGATATATAGAAAACCTTACATTATCCTCATGTTTTTTTATAATTTTTTTTCTGTTTCTATTGGTTGAGAAAGCCACTGCTGCGGACTCCACTCATTACCTTCTAAAATTAACTTCGATATTATACTTATTGAATTGTCATTTTCTACTGCATTTCCTAGCATCACAGATTTAAAGGCTTCTTCTGTAACAGGAAGTTGAGAACCACTTATTTCAACTCTTCTTCCTTTTAATTTTTCATAACCATCATTATCTATTCTCGACATCAAAACGTTATCATCCATCCTTTGTGGGATATGTGCCTTTGCTATTAAAATTGAAGTGGGGGCAGCTGTGGGATAAAACAAATCCTCAGGTAAGCTGATCATAGCTAGTACAGTGTGATTACGCGTAAACTCTCTACGCCAACTTTTGTTATCATCATCAGCGAAAATCCCAGCTTTAACTACTACTGCAATTAACCCTTCTGGAACAAGAGCATTCATAGACGCATCAATAAAGTCACGTTCAGGTTCACCATCT from Methylococcales bacterium carries:
- a CDS encoding GAF domain-containing protein; the protein is MSDYRIIKQLEKLIEIGIALSSKMTTDQLLELILEGARSIANTDGATLYRIQENSIKVEIVHSDSLNIRLGGKHGNVINIPPIPLYNKDGSPNLANIVSYSYHKKTTVNVADVYAKSDLFDFSGPKKFDSLNNYHSTSFLSVPLNNHENDTIGVSILTTLFQFFKSISSKPIRGKDDFLAAIKQQIGSKLQYQYSSLILNSSEKKYQEQIDVD
- a CDS encoding mechanosensitive ion channel, with the protein product MIYSTKEVWAADNISGLMLLYNGDVEPGSVVRITELDLLAIVIQTTLSQTSFRDLATRHKVLLPNSRLRNSKIEVLTQCSNAGLRQYVDFKIAYGFESTRIEQFLIQVWHNACEVETAINSDRPASIKLMETGDYAVRWRLVYILKNVHKLIDAQCMINRAAYDLSLIEKIGLDTPLQHKVNLNKKK
- a CDS encoding Nudix family hydrolase, which gives rise to MTLKVHFLPVVVAVIKDKQGRVLIAKRADEAHQGGLWEFPGGKIEAGETVVTALKRELSEELGINLKTANPLIKIKHHYADLSVILDVWEINDFSGTAYGKEGQQVKWVSLDTLSQYDFPAANKAIITAAKLPHCYAILDDSDRMPLLPKLDKILSNGVKLIQMRLKISTEKEIEQFLNKARPLCQQYQAEILINSAVVNEKAIERQGLHLTSTDLMALKSRPNNSGWLAASCHNRLQLQQAEKIGVDFVVLAPILPTPTHPDTQALGWDVALKLVEDVSIPVFALGGVSFDDLHVAQEKGMHGIAGIRAFL